A stretch of DNA from Halioglobus japonicus:
AGATTGCAGTTGCCCCAGGTCTATGCCGGGAATCTTTACTCCATCGCTGGTCTTGATTACCGGGGTGGCTATGTAACTCGCTGGCTGATGGTCCGCCAGTGAGGGTAGATCGAAGTCGCCGGGCTTCACCAGGCAGGATCCTGCAGCTAGTTCATTGAACGGATAGTCGCCTTCATCGTACAACTGGTAGGTCGGGCTACCACCGCAGTTGAGCACCACATCCTGCGGCCAATCGCTGCCAAGGTAACCCTTTGCTGAAGCCACGTAACCGCGATAGGCATCCATGGCAGCCCGCTTGTAGCGCTCTGGCCCACCAGGCACTTTAACGATATGCGGCTCGTAGCCCATCAGACCCGCAAACTTCAGGTGGCGCGATGCCTGAATAATCGCCAGCGTTGCCTCAAGCTCTTCGTTTGACTGCACACCTCCGCGGTGCAATCCCACATCCAGTTCGAGGCATACAAGCATGTCCTGGCCCAAGGTATCGGCCAGGTCGGCGTACTGTGTCGCTCGCGCGGGGCTGTCCAGAAGCCAGCGCAACTGACGACTGGCATTGAACGATTCGCCGCGATATTCGGCATAGAACCTCGCTGCCGCCGCCACCGGCAAAGGCTTACCGAGCAATACGTCTGCCTGCGGCAGTCGTTCGGCGACGCGATTCAAAAACGGTTGGTGGAACAGCATCAGGCGGTTGCTATCGGCGGACTGCATGACCTCTTCCAGCAACTCAATCGAGGGCAGTGACTTGGCGACGATGCGATAGTGGAAACGGTTACCGATATGGCGCTTGAGCGTCGCGACATTGTCGCGCAGTAACTTCCGATCAATGACCAGGCGCGGCGCAGCCAGACCAGCGTGATCCAGCGCAGTGCTAAGGCCCCTGAAATAATCGGTATGCGGCGCCCCGCGATCACTGGGGCGCAATAAAAGTCCCGCGCCTGCGGCACCTGCCAGCCCACCCAGAACAAAGCTGCGACGTTTCATGCGACTACCCGAAGAGACCGGACAGATATTCGTTAAGGAAACGCCCCTGCGGATCCAGCTCGCGGCGCACCTCGGCAAAATCGTCCCAGCGCGGGTAGAGCTCGCGGAACTCCTTCTGACCGAGGCTGTTGAGCTTACCCCAGTGAGGACGACCCCCGTACTTGCGTAGAATCGGCTCGATGGTGGCAAAGTACGGCTTGTAGTCTTCTTCAAAATAGCGGTGTACCGCAATGGACATGGATTCCTGCTGGTAGAACGGGCTCAACCAGATGTCGTCGCCCTTCACATAGCGAATCTCCAAGGGGAAAAAGACCTCGTGATGATCGCGCTCCAGCGCATCGACCACCTCGCGCAATGCCTTCAGACCATTCTCTCGCGGCAGGTGGTACTCCATTTCATTGAAGCGCACATTGCGTTCATTCGCGTAATTGCTCCAGGAGTGGCCGATTTTGACTTCGTCGGGAATAGTGCGTGCGTAGGTGCTTAACACCAGCTCGCGAACCGCCGGCGTCCAGTCCAGCCAATCGCGAATCATCTTCAGCTCCATAGTGCCCTCATTGGGATCCACAGGCGCCTCAGCAGCAGCGATTGGCTCGTCGGTAATATCGTGCGAGTCGGTAAAACCCCAACCTGAGAACGGCACGTAGAAAAACTCGAAGTTGCGGTGCTTGTTGGCCATGCCATCCACGACTTCCAACATCTCTTCCAGTGGCATCCAGATCATTTCCCGGCGCAGTCGATACGGCGCCTGGTTTTGCATGCGCACCTGGGTAATCATTCCCAGACTACCGAGGGATACCTTTGCCGCCTGAAAAATTTCTGGGTTCGTTTGCGCATCACACCACAAGATGTCACCTGCGGCTGTCACCAATTCAAGTCCCGTCACCTGCGTTGACATACACCCAAAGCCCGCTCCGGTACCATGAGTGGCGGTGGCGAGGCTGCCCGCCAACGTCTGCTCGTCGATATCGGGCATATTGACCAGTGCCTGGCCAGCGTCATGCAGCGGCTGGCCGATGTCGCCCAAACGGGTACCACCGCCGATGTTGGCCTGCAGGGTATTGCTGTCGACGTTACTCACCCCACCCATACGCGACAGTGACACCAGTGTGCCGTCGGTTGGCACCAACGGTGTAAAAGAGTGCCCCGCACCCACCGCGCGAATCGTTCCGGTGGTGGTGGTAAGTAGCTCCTGCAGCTCGGCCATGCTGGCCGGTGCTTTACGCGCCATCGGCAGGCACTGCTGGCTCCCTGACCAGTTCCGCCAGGGAAGCCGGCGCGGTTCGGAAGCAAGTGCCAGCGGGCTCATCTGCGACGCTACGGCCGTGGCCACCAGCGCCTGTAATACACTGCGACGCTGCATCATCAGCCCTGCTCCCCCGCCATAAACAGAATCAACGCCTCGAACTCTTCTGCACTGCAATCCATACACAAGCCAAAGGGAGGCATGCCGCCGAAACCATTGATCACGCTGTCGAGCAGTACGTCGATACCCTTGTCCATGCGCGGCTGCCAGGCTGTGGCGTCGCCGGTCAACGGCGACCCCGTGGCTGCGACCGTATGACAACTGCGACAGCTGCGGTTATAGATTTCGGCCAGCTGCCCATCGGCCGGTTGCAAATCACGACTGGCGACCTCGGCAGCCGCGGTCTTACTGTCCTGCTCAGGCGCACAGCCCACGACGGTAAATGTAAGTGCCACCAGGAGTAACTTGATCATATGCATCGCAGAGCGCCTTATGTTAGTGATAACTATTTTTCTATTGTGGTTATTTTATGAGCACCCACCGGCGGGGTCAATTGCTTTCTGCGGCCCCTGCCCAGTAGTCATCGAGCATTCTGCCGACGGTATTGGATTCAACCAGGTGTGCTGCATACCAGGTGTGCAGACAGCGAATACGTGATGTGTCGGCGATACCACCAATACCCTTGATCTCGAACACATCGCCAAAGCCCAACGCTTTGACCCGCTGCCGCTCCTCCTCGGACATGTAGGCTTCACGACGCGCCTTGTAGCGGCGATGATCCTCTGCCATTTGCGCCTGCAGTGACGAGTCGGCATTAATCTGGTCCTGCAGCTGCGCAATTAGTCCCGACGCTTCTTCCTGATCTATCCGGTAGGATATCTCGCGATCCACCAGCCAATAGAGTGTCGGGAAAGGTTTGTCGTCAACGAGCGGCGCCACCCTGATCACACTGGGCTCACCCGCGGCATTACGCACTGATACCTCCTCGAGGCCGCGCGGCGCGCGCCCCAGTAATGCCGCCACTGCCCGGCGATCTGTTTCTGTAATACTCAAGCTACTCCTCTCCATAGCGGCCTGTGCCCACTATCATCTTAGTCATATTCTAGGGCTCCCACTGATTTTCCATGACGGACAACGCCAAATCATCGCGCTGCCGCCAACCTTCGCGCGCCAACATGGGCTCGTCGTAAAATTCGTCCGTATGGCCAATGCAGAGCACCGCAATAGGTTTACTGCCGGCGGGCATTGCCAGTAACCGGGCCAGGTCATCGGGATCAAACAGCGATACCCAGCCCACTGCCAGGCCCTCAGCACGGGCTGCCAACCACAGATTCTGAATGGCACAGGCGGTGGAGGCCAAATCCATTTCCGGCAGCGTCCGCCGACCAAACACATGCTCCTCGCGCTGGTCCATCAGGCCCACCACCAACAGCTCACCGCACTCGAGTATGCCCTCGACCTTCAGTTGCATAAATTCGTCACTGCGCTCACCCAGCGCTTCGGCCGTAGCCACGCGTTCGGCTTCCACCAATGCGTGAATCTGCTGGCGCAATGCTGGCTGGGTAACACGCAGGAAACGCCACGGCTGCATGAAACCCACACTAGGCCCGTGATGAGCCGCCTGCAGTAGCCGCTGCAACATGGCCGGATCAACCGGATCAGACCGAAAGTGGCGCATGTCGCGGCGCTCATAAATGGCGCGGTAAACGGCAGCTAACTCCGCCGGGCTAAATCGATGTTCGTCTGCCATGAATCAGTTATCATCCTTCACTTTGCCGCGCATAGTACTCAGGTATCGCCATGAACTCCACGCCCGATCATGCCCCCGCTTCCAGCAGGCAGAGACAGGAATTACGGGCATTGGCCACGGCCTTCAGTTTCCTGACCCGCATTCCCGTGCCACCCTTTGCCTGGTCCGAGCACAGTTTTCGCCAGTCCACCGCCTACTTCCCTCTGGTGGGTCTGGTCATCGGCGCATTGTCCGCTGCAGTGTTCACCATCAGCGCGATGCTATGGCCACAGTCGATTGCGGCAGTGCTGACCCTGGTAACAGCAGTA
This window harbors:
- a CDS encoding c-type cytochrome; its protein translation is MIKLLLVALTFTVVGCAPEQDSKTAAAEVASRDLQPADGQLAEIYNRSCRSCHTVAATGSPLTGDATAWQPRMDKGIDVLLDSVINGFGGMPPFGLCMDCSAEEFEALILFMAGEQG
- the bluB gene encoding 5,6-dimethylbenzimidazole synthase, with the translated sequence MADEHRFSPAELAAVYRAIYERRDMRHFRSDPVDPAMLQRLLQAAHHGPSVGFMQPWRFLRVTQPALRQQIHALVEAERVATAEALGERSDEFMQLKVEGILECGELLVVGLMDQREEHVFGRRTLPEMDLASTACAIQNLWLAARAEGLAVGWVSLFDPDDLARLLAMPAGSKPIAVLCIGHTDEFYDEPMLAREGWRQRDDLALSVMENQWEP
- a CDS encoding DSD1 family PLP-dependent enzyme, yielding MKRRSFVLGGLAGAAGAGLLLRPSDRGAPHTDYFRGLSTALDHAGLAAPRLVIDRKLLRDNVATLKRHIGNRFHYRIVAKSLPSIELLEEVMQSADSNRLMLFHQPFLNRVAERLPQADVLLGKPLPVAAAARFYAEYRGESFNASRQLRWLLDSPARATQYADLADTLGQDMLVCLELDVGLHRGGVQSNEELEATLAIIQASRHLKFAGLMGYEPHIVKVPGGPERYKRAAMDAYRGYVASAKGYLGSDWPQDVVLNCGGSPTYQLYDEGDYPFNELAAGSCLVKPGDFDLPSLADHQPASYIATPVIKTSDGVKIPGIDLGQLQSLWDVNRRRTVFTYGGFWKAQPVSPQGLSTNTIYGRSTNQEMLNGSAATDLAVDDWVFLRPDQSEFVFLQFGDIAVLEQGRISEYWPVLGQHPA
- a CDS encoding D-arabinono-1,4-lactone oxidase; protein product: MMQRRSVLQALVATAVASQMSPLALASEPRRLPWRNWSGSQQCLPMARKAPASMAELQELLTTTTGTIRAVGAGHSFTPLVPTDGTLVSLSRMGGVSNVDSNTLQANIGGGTRLGDIGQPLHDAGQALVNMPDIDEQTLAGSLATATHGTGAGFGCMSTQVTGLELVTAAGDILWCDAQTNPEIFQAAKVSLGSLGMITQVRMQNQAPYRLRREMIWMPLEEMLEVVDGMANKHRNFEFFYVPFSGWGFTDSHDITDEPIAAAEAPVDPNEGTMELKMIRDWLDWTPAVRELVLSTYARTIPDEVKIGHSWSNYANERNVRFNEMEYHLPRENGLKALREVVDALERDHHEVFFPLEIRYVKGDDIWLSPFYQQESMSIAVHRYFEEDYKPYFATIEPILRKYGGRPHWGKLNSLGQKEFRELYPRWDDFAEVRRELDPQGRFLNEYLSGLFG
- a CDS encoding DUF501 domain-containing protein; this encodes MSITETDRRAVAALLGRAPRGLEEVSVRNAAGEPSVIRVAPLVDDKPFPTLYWLVDREISYRIDQEEASGLIAQLQDQINADSSLQAQMAEDHRRYKARREAYMSEEERQRVKALGFGDVFEIKGIGGIADTSRIRCLHTWYAAHLVESNTVGRMLDDYWAGAAESN